Sequence from the Terriglobales bacterium genome:
TGAGCAAGATACAGAACTAATCCTTCGCGAAACCACAGTGGCAGGGATACATGGGTATTGCCTTCGACCAACATATGCAGGAATTCGTGGCGCAATGTGGAATCAAGCACTCCTTTTTGCTGGAGCAATTCCCAGGGCTGCAAGCGGATCGTATTTCCGCGCGTGCTGGCCGCGACCCAGCCAGGCTGGCCGGTGGAATCGCGGTAAATCGCCAGAGTAGGATAAACCTTAAGTAATGGATGAGATGCAAGCTGTAATCCACTTATCGTTTGTGTCTTATGGAGTGCACTTTCAGCAGCATTGAGAAGCCTGGGATCGGGATTTGCGTCGGTTGTAAGCAAATCGAGTTGTTCGCTGTGTAGTAGATGCCAGTCGACGCCCTGCGCGGAAACCCCGAGCACTGTACCGGGAAAATAAAAGGCGAGAATCTCGTGATAATTTTTGCCCAGCTTTCCCATGGCGTCTGCGCCCTCCTGGCACAATCCGACGCCGTGTCCGGAGCCGCGACCGGAGAAGAGAACTTCATCGCCGCTGATTCTTAATTCATAGAAATCACTTTTAATCTGGTTCCATCCCAGCGCGCGCCCCGCTGCAAAGCGCAACGTTGAGGCAGAAAGTTTCATAGCCAGCTTTCCATCTCTTCCGATAATGTTCAAGAGCTGCACGCGTCCGCTGTGGCTGCGCGATTCGACTTGCAATGATTGCCAACCGGTTGGAACCTGCACGCCAGCTTTCAGCAGCGCGGACTGCAAATCGGCTTTGCTGATGCGTGACTCCCAGCGTGCGTGCTCACTGC
This genomic interval carries:
- a CDS encoding SpoIID/LytB domain-containing protein codes for the protein MTTPLTVQATGNQLQYGNSKSNKLYLTGKYRLQVPAERALESHYPLEVSAKDNVLVLILSMPMEDYVAAVLAGESGNFQSEEALKAMAVVARTYAAHFRGRHKAENFDFCDTTHCQDLHLSAVTDRQRAAAEATEGELLWFQGSPAATYYHQNCGGTTAAASEVWPDVRVNYLQVHTDSYCVRSEHARWESRISKADLQSALLKAGVQVPTGWQSLQVESRSHSGRVQLLNIIGRDGKLAMKLSASTLRFAAGRALGWNQIKSDFYELRISGDEVLFSGRGSGHGVGLCQEGADAMGKLGKNYHEILAFYFPGTVLGVSAQGVDWHLLHSEQLDLLTTDANPDPRLLNAAESALHKTQTISGLQLASHPLLKVYPTLAIYRDSTGQPGWVAASTRGNTIRLQPWELLQQKGVLDSTLRHEFLHMLVEGNTHVSLPLWFREGLVLYLAQDQRNEIMQHPMFSPEQMEAALRNPQNQQQMQQVYTSARVTVANLVARWGKADVMQWLSRGIPAGALTSLSATQAAQH